A genome region from Pseudomonas sp. S06B 330 includes the following:
- a CDS encoding tyrosine-type recombinase/integrase — protein MDISMRRFIGADGERYAVLVDSSGVPLYYPTLFTTWHLRSRSLAANSIANALSAIKALHVWEAQVGIDLMPLFSQGELLGEERVRGLSDFLQLALAPGGSGKKVVSITRRAKTVGTSNHYFRLTVVADYLGFLAKRLCPSNRTDREVELMVASIRAHRPSKPNKSVLDKDERYLDEAVVEAVEQALRPGSEHNPAKGHAVQVRNALMFMILRLTGVRRGELLNLKIDDVDFAKNTLRVVRRPDSKGDSRAHQPTAKTRQRTFPLAQELIARIHEYVLRYRNKVPGAKKHGYLFVTHKEGPTQGRPLSISAFQKWMLDVASIIEDSSVHAHALRHHWNYEFSQHCDAMGISPAAEEKTRSYLMGWEETSGTARTYDKRHIKQKAAEAVLALQIKHLKKSSNEVAGG, from the coding sequence GGTCGCGCTCTTTGGCCGCCAACTCGATTGCGAATGCGTTGAGCGCAATCAAGGCCCTGCACGTCTGGGAAGCTCAGGTTGGAATCGACCTCATGCCGCTTTTTTCGCAAGGCGAGTTGCTTGGGGAAGAGCGAGTGAGAGGACTTAGTGACTTCTTGCAGCTTGCTCTCGCTCCGGGGGGGAGTGGTAAAAAGGTTGTTTCAATCACTCGACGGGCAAAGACAGTCGGTACCAGTAACCACTATTTCAGATTAACCGTCGTGGCCGACTATTTGGGCTTTCTGGCCAAACGGCTGTGCCCGTCCAATCGAACTGATAGGGAAGTCGAACTGATGGTGGCGTCGATTAGGGCTCACCGTCCCAGCAAGCCCAACAAATCAGTATTGGACAAAGATGAGCGATATCTGGACGAGGCCGTTGTAGAGGCAGTGGAGCAGGCTCTTAGGCCTGGTTCGGAGCACAATCCGGCCAAGGGGCACGCAGTTCAGGTGCGTAATGCATTGATGTTCATGATTCTTCGCCTGACCGGGGTACGCCGCGGAGAGCTGCTGAACCTCAAGATTGACGACGTCGATTTCGCTAAGAACACGCTGCGAGTAGTTAGGCGTCCTGATTCGAAAGGAGATTCACGGGCTCATCAGCCTACGGCTAAGACTCGTCAACGAACCTTTCCACTCGCGCAGGAACTCATCGCCCGGATTCACGAATACGTGCTTCGCTATCGGAACAAAGTACCCGGGGCGAAGAAGCATGGGTATTTGTTTGTGACCCACAAGGAAGGCCCTACTCAAGGTCGCCCTCTGTCGATTTCAGCCTTTCAGAAATGGATGTTAGACGTCGCTTCTATCATTGAGGACTCGAGTGTCCATGCGCATGCCCTCCGGCACCATTGGAATTACGAATTTTCCCAGCACTGTGACGCTATGGGAATTTCCCCCGCGGCAGAGGAAAAAACTCGCTCCTATCTGATGGGATGGGAAGAGACCTCAGGCACTGCTCGAACCTACGACAAGCGGCATATCAAACAAAAAGCTGCTGAAGCTGTGCTTGCCCTTCAGATCAAACACCTGAAAAAGTCCAGTAATGAGGTGGCCGGTGGATAA